The Anomalospiza imberbis isolate Cuckoo-Finch-1a 21T00152 chromosome 27, ASM3175350v1, whole genome shotgun sequence genome segment TGAGGAGGTGCTGTCACCTGTCCTTGCTCCGGATGCtgtcccacatccctgtccccattcctatccccatccctgtcccaaaTTGCATCCTTGTCCCCATTcctatccccatccctgtccccatccctgtccccaatgGCATCCTTGTCCCCATTcctatccccatccctgtccccatccctgtccccattccagttcccaCTCGTGTCCCCATTCCagtccccgtccccatcccgacatctgccccatccctgcccaaaTCCCCATCCCCAACCCCCACCCACGTCCCCACCTCTGCCCCCGCTCTGGTCCCgctctctgtccctgtcacctcccccGTTCCACAGGCCCCGGAAGCCACAATGTCACAGTGGGCTGGCCCAGGTGACATTGTGGAGGGCCAGGAGGCTTTGGGGACAGCGGTgctttggggacagggacagtgtggggCCCCATGGAGACGACGCAGCCCCTCGGAGGGGGGAGTGGGCTGGCCCCGGAGGGGGGGATGTGGCGGCCCGGGGTCCTCATCCCCCTCCTTGGAGGTGAGTGGGGGACAAGGCTGGCTGGGGGGACAGCGCCTGGGACCCTGTGGCTGCGCTGTGGGGTTGGGGACAGGCcacccaggggacactgggggggcacGGGGCTCGGGCTGGCCCCTGTGTGACAGATGGGGCGGGAGGGGACATCTGTCCTGAGGGGGAGACCAGAGAggggctgaggacacagagggagggacagacatggggacagcggTGGGTGACATGGCTGTGGCAGGATGGAGCCGGTGGGGATGGATGCGGGGAcatggggaggggacagggtgGGGGGCAGACAGCGTCAGTGGGGACAGGAAGCTGACAGTGGTGGGGGACAGGATGGGATGTGTGGTCAGAGAGCCtggagtgtccctgtcccccaaccccaccccaccccacgGGTGTCCTGGGGGACCGCCGGGGTTGGGGGTGCCATCCATCCCCCCGTGAccccggggctgtccccacagCGGGCGCCCTGCGGGTGACCCAGGACCCGGGCGAGCTGCAGGTGACCGCGGGTGACACGGCAGCCCTGGAGTGCCAGGTGGAGGTGGCCGAGAGCGAGGCCCTGCTGCGGATGGAGTGGGTGAGGGCCGGGGGGCTCGGGGTGCTCTGTGCCACCCTCCTGTGCTTTGGCACCGCCCTGCCCCTggtcccctgtccccgccgTGCCCCGGGGGCCCAGCTGGCCTGGCACCCCCCCCGGGCCACCCTCAGCCTCCCGCAGGTGCAGGGCAACGACAGCGGGCGCTACCTCTGCCGGGTGACCCTCGAGATCCCCCGGCACGGCACCGCCACCGGCAACGGCACCGAGCTCCGCGTCACCCCCGGGACTGCCCGGGACTGCCCGGGACGGCTCCGCgcgggaggggcaggggggccGGGGAGGTGGCACCGCCGAGGGGCTTGGGGGGGTCACTGAGGGTCACCAGCAGGGTGGGTGGGGTCCCTTAGGGGAGAttcctggggggttttgggtggcCACAGtgaggagggacagggacagggacagggacagggacagggacatctctgactgctctcccctcacggTAGCAGCTCTTGGAGGACATCAGGCTGGTGATTGTGCccccgctgtccctgctgtgccctccACCCCGGCACCCCCGTGTCCGGTGTCCCCGGGGCCGTGGGTGACCCCGGCTGGCTGTGCTTGCAGCGCTGCtctgggggctcctggggggccTGGGGGGCACCGCCCTCCTCCTGGGGATGGCACTGCTCGCCCACCGCTGCTGTCACAGGAGCCCAGGTAACCctgtccccaaactcccctccccaGTACCCCTCACCCTCCTCTCCTCACACCCTCCAAACGCCCCCATGCCCACCTGCCCCATGttcccctgaccccaaacctcccctgctCGCGCCCCCCATCACCATCCCCCACTCCAGGGCACCCCGTGTGTCCCCCGAGGGTCCTGGCTGACAGAAGTGACCCCCAACAGGCGCTGTCCCCTCTGACACGGCCATCTACCTGAACGTGGTGTCCCTCTTGGCGCGGGACCCCACAAagctgccaccccccgagctGAAGATCAGCCCATACCAGTGGGAGCCGCAGTGGGCACGGggcccctccctgcccccccgGCCCTGAGAGTGCCCGCTGTGGCTcaccccctcccccagctctgcccttcctcaggaaaccccccaaaaaaaggtGTTTGGCAGCATCCTGTCACTCGGCTCAGCATCCTCTCTGTCCCCCCCGCCCCGTGCCATCCTGTGCCCTGCCAGCCACCATGTGTGGGCAGCTCGTTGTCACTGTGCCCGAGGGGTGACAGCGGCCCCTGGGACCCCTCGTTTAGGGGAAGACACTCTGTTGTCCCCTGGCCTCTTCCTTGGTGTCACACGGCACacaagggctgtgctgggcgGTGGGAAGCAAGGGGgggcagtgccaccagcccctcACCATGTAGGTgaccccaggcagtgccaccccGTGCcgtgcccatggctggggggactggggatcCTTCACGGTGGTGAGACCAGGGTGGGAcagcagtggcagtgccaccacCTTGTCCTGCCTTCCCCAGGGACACCAGAGTTGGGCAGCAAGATGCACCAGAGGCTCCCATTCCCTCCCTATTCCTCTCCCCATTTcagtccccatccccatccctttcttccccctgtccccatttcAGTTCCCTatctctgtccccatccctgtccccaatcCCCGCATCCACATCCCAAAAactcctccccaaatccccgcccCTCAAATGCccgtccccaaatcccccgcgGAGGCACCACAGCGTCACCACCCCGATGTGACACGGCGGCTTTAATGGGGCGGGGGGGCCcggccgggggtcccggggggctcACAGGGGCTGCACGGCCACGGGGTAGAGCAGGGACAGGTGGCGGGCACCGCGCACGGGCAGTGCCCGGGCCGTGTAGTGCCCCACGGCCGCCGGTACCGACGGGaaggcggccccggcccggcccagcgtGAAGTGCTGCTCCCGGGTCCGCGTCAGCTTCACGTGCACGAaaccctggctgctcctgcggGACGGACGGGAAATGAGGCACGGGAaccgggatgggatgggaggggatgggatgggatccatgggatgggaggggaatgggattgggattgggattgggattgggatgagAATGGGAATCagatgggatcaatgggataaGAGCtgaggggatgggatgggatgggatgggatggaatgggatgggatgggatgggatgggatgggatgggatgggatgggatgggatgaggatggggacaggaatgaGGAGCAGGGTGGAGGTTCAGACAGGGAGGTGGACAAGGatagggatggggatggggtggaggacacctgggatgggaatgggaatgggatgaggGACTGGGATTCGGGATGAGGACTGGGATGAGGACTGGGATGGAGACTGGGGCACAGATATGGACAGCAGCGGGGATAAGGACAGGGATAGGGACCCCATCCAGAGCAGGGGCAGGTGGTGCTGAGGGATCTCGGGTCACCTCCAGCCTGTCCCATGCATGGGGACGTGCCAGCACATCCCCACGGATGCTGGGACAGCCAAACCCGGCACAACCCTGATCCAACcccacactgccagcctggcacGCCCCCCCTGGCAGTGGGGGGACAGCTCACCTGAGGGACAGCGAGTAGTCATCGGGGCTGGTCTCGCAGTCCCGCACCAGGAAGCTGCCCTCGCGGCACAGCGCCAGCAGCGTCTCGGCGCCCGCCCGCCCGATGGGGCCGTGGTACCACCTGGGCACAGCGGGGTCACACGGGCACCCCCTGTGCCACGAGGGACCCTCCCGGCTGCTCGGACCCGTCAGCAACGCGGGGCGGCTTGGGGAGCCACCCACAGCCCACGGGGACCTCCTGTGCCATGGGGCACCTTCTACGTCATGGAGGCAGTCGGGGTGTTGGCACCCAACAGAGTCAGAGGGGCAACCATGCCATGGGGCACCCAAGCATGCCATGGGGGACCCAAGCATGCCATGGGGCACCAAGCATGCCATGGGGGACCCAAGCATGCCATGGGGCACCAAGCATGCCATGGGGGACCCAAGCATGCCATGGGGGACCCAAGCATGCCATGGGGCACCAAGCATGCCATGGGGGACCCAAGCATGCCATGGGGCACACCAACACTACATGGGGGATCCAAGTATGCCATGGGGCACCCAACCACGCCATACGGCACACCAACACACCATGGGGGACCCAACCAATCCATGGGGCACCCAACCATCCTTTGGGGCACCCAACTACACCATGGGGCACCCAACCACGCCATGGGGCACCCAACTACACCATGGGGCACCCAACCAGGCCATGGGGCATCCAAGCATCCTATGGGGCACCCAACCATGCCATGGGGCACCCAACTACACCATGGGGCATCCAACCAGGCCATGGGGCATCCAAGCATCCTATGGGGCACCCAACCACTCCATGGGGCACCCAACCATGCCATGGGGCACCCAACCATCCTTTGGGGCACCCAACCACTCCATGGGGCACCCAACTACACCATGGGGCACCCAACCACGCCATGGGGCACACCAACACACCATGGGGGACCAAACCATGCCATGGGGTATCCAACCACACCATGGGGCACCCAAGATCCTGTGGGGCACCCAACCCCATGGGGATTCACCCAGGACATTGGGCCCTCCACACCCCCTGGGGACCCATCCATGCCAAAGGGCCACACCATGGGACACCCTTGACCCCACAAGGACCCACCCGTGGGgacctcctcctccccaggtTTGTCCCCGTGCCACGCTGCGTGACCGGGATGCTGGTGCCACCCCAGGGGATGCCCCCAGACTCACGCCTGCTTCTCCAGGGGCAGCGAGGTGTCCacgtgcctggggctggggggacaggcgGGCCGGGGGCCGCCGGGGGCCCGGGGGGAGCGCGGCAGCTGCCGGGACAGGCTGGGGGAGCGCTCGGGGCTCTCAAACTGCACTGCGGGGACAAAGGGGTGTCACCCACCCCGCCCGCTGCTGCCGGCTCCTCTCAGTGCCACAAAGGAATGTCCCAGAGGtggccctgccctgccgtgGTGTCCCATTGCTGCGGCCAGGAGTGCTCTGGGGGGGTACCCATGGAGGGCACAGGGGGTTGGGGTGGCAGCGGTGAGAGCTGTGGGCAccgggggacactgaggggacccCAGGGTgctgggggatgctgagggctaGGACTGATACCCATGGAAGCTGCGGGATGTAGGGCTGGGGGACCCTGGGGTGGTCCCCACAAGGAGTGGCACCCATGAGAGCTGTGCTCCCCCGAGGTGGCACCCGGGGACTGTCACCTGCGAACGCCCGCGAGATGTGATCCTTCTTCCACTCCCAGGGCTGGTCGTACTCGTCTGCCGGGCGCTCGTCGTCGCGGGGGAGGCGGCTCTCGCGGGCCGGGGGTCCCCCCGGGCCGTCCCCGGCCGTGTCCCACTCCTCGGAGGGGGTGTCGTAGAGCTGGGGACCCCGGCGCGGCCGCACCCGCCGGCCCTCGCCCTGCCGCGGgcaccctggggatggggaacGGGGCGGTGGGAAGCGCCCGGGACCCCCgcgggggtgctgggggtgcccGGGGTGTCACCACCCACCTGTGGCCTCCTCGTCGCAGCCGCCCTCGGGCGCCGGGTCCTGCTCCCCCTCGAAGGGCTCGGAGTACTCGCTCTCACCTGGGCCCTGCGGGGGGGGCTCCGGGTGGGACGGGACCCCCACTGccccccccgcagccccccggtCCCTGGGTGCCCTCACGGGACCCTTCGGGCTCCCACATCCCCGACacgggtgtccccagccccgtcccCACTCCCGCCCACCTGGTCCCTTTGTCCCCCAACCCCTGtccccttccccctctcccAGTGACTCCACCGTCCCCCGCCGCCCCCCAGTTCcctctcccagtgaccccaggtCCTTCCTGGGTGCCCCACTGCCCCCCCGACCCCTTGGCTCTCCCCGGTTCCCCGTCCCCGTTCTCCCGCTCCTCATTCCCGGCCGCTCTCGGCCCCCACCCCCGTTCCCCATCTCCCCCCATCCCCTCCGGTCCCCAGACCCCCCCGTCCGCCGCTCCCCCGCGCTCTCCGCTGCCCCACTCACACCTGCCCGACCCCCCCCCGCTCCTCCCGCTCCCGGTGCCCCCGATGCCCCCCGCTCCCCTTCCCCAGGCCCCCACCCGCTGCCCCCCTGCGCCCCCCAGTCCCTCCGCCGCCCTCCCCGCTCTTTGCGCTTGGCTGCGGCTCCCGcccggtgcccccggtgcccccccggtgccctcccggtgccccccgcCCGTACCTGCTGCAGGCGGCGGGGgccgccccccggccccgcgccccccacCCGCACGAGGCGGTggcgcggggaggcggcggggccgcggagcGCGGCtccgggggcggcggcgggggggccCCCGGGACCGCTGTAGTCGGGCtggggcgggcgcgggggggAGCGCCGGGCCCCCCGGCCCAGGTACTCCCGGAGCCACTTGGCCATGGCGGGGAGCGGTACCGGGACCGCCGGGACGGCCGGGACCCAGCGGCACCGGGACCCGCCGGGacccccccgccgccgccgccgccgccgccgccgccgccgccgccgccgccggagcCGCTTTGTGTCGCCGCCGCGCGCGGCGCGGACCGGAGCCCCCGATCCCCCCCCGCGCCCGCCTCGCCGGGGGCACCGGCACGGGGCGGGGGGTGAGACCACCGAGGGGACACCGGCAGGGACAGCGAGGGCGACACGGCGGGACCCCCGCGGGGTTaaccccccccaccccgagtgccggggggcaccgggacccccaagTGACACCGGGCGGCCCCTCCCCGTGTGACAGcgggagaagggggggggggtcacCGGGACCTCCAGACCCCGGCGATGGGATCCCCCCCCCCACGGtgctggtgggttttttggggaacAAGGGCCCCCCCAGCTCTATCACCCACCCCGGGGAGCTCATCGGGGCGGGCACGGGGGGCTCTGCTCCCCCTCTGCCCCGcggttttggggggctcagaCACCACACTGGGGGCAGGAGGTTGGgagcccccctgagccccctcctGGCATTGTCTGTCCCCAGAACAAAGGTCCCTCTTGGGGTCCCTCTCGGGGGTCCCACCTGGTGCTGGGGGGTGGTGACAGCTGGGGAGTGTGGGGGACACATGTGGGAGGACATGGCCGGAGACCCCCACCCCCTCaggcccccccagccccgggctgagCCCAGTGGCCAGCATTAATATTTGAAGAGGCTAATTAAGGCATGTGCACAGAATGCTAATTGGGATGGGGGGGGCTGCCCTtctgcccagctctccctgATGCCCCCCCACACCAGCCCCTCTGTGAGGGTGTTAATTagccaggggctgctcagcaATTAGAGGTGGGTGCATTGATGAGGGGGAAGTTCATGGCCATGGGTGAGGAGAGCCCCACTCGGGGTGGGTGGGcactgggggggtccctggggcagGATCCGACAGTGCCCACGTACAAATCACTCTCTGGAAGATGAAGGTCTGGGATGAAGCTCTGATCTGGCTCTGCCAGATCCCATTTATTCCGGACTTGTGGCTGCTGGAGCCCAGCAGGCTCAGAACGGTGGGGAGGGCTTTGTCCCCGAGCTCCAGGGGACATCTGGGAGGGCTGGTGGTGGCAGGACAGCCCTGTCCCCGcagtgaggggctgcaggagcccccTGGGTGTGTGCAAAGGTGGCATCTGAGACACCCCGGGACAGAATTTCAGTGCTGGTGAAGTGAAGTGAAGGAGGGGGGCTGAGTGCCCACCTTCCCCTGCACCCCGGTGGGAAGGACAGCTCCAAGgtcccctccctgctggggGGAAACAGGGCACCCTAAACCCGACCTGGGCACGATCACTGGTGGGGGGTGAGGGCAGTGGCACCCCCAGAATGGACACACCAGAGtcctgtccagccctggcacttCCAAAGACatcctgggagcagggctgggacacaccaggcactgctgggacttCCCCCAGGATTCCTGCTGCAGGGAAAAcaccttccctgtgctgctgctgcacggCAGGATGGGGCAACAGCGGCGGCCGGGATCCCCCGGGCCCCTGGCTGTGCTTCCAGCTCGgtgtggggctgcaggagcagcagggagccgggacagcccctgccctgtccctgctctgtccctgccccgcAGGCTCCTCAGTCGCTGGCGCTGTCCTCGCTGTCCGAGTAGGCTCCCAACAACCCCAGCGAGGacgtggctgctgctgctgctgctggaagcgagcctggaagaggagggagggagggagggagggagggagggagagaatcCGGTCAGGTCCAGCCTCCCCAGGGCAATTCCCGGTGTGGGAGCACCAGCCTGGCTGACTGCTCACAGCTGGAGAGTGGAGCCTCATCCCTGGATGGACCCTGAGGTCAGGGAGGATAAATCAGGTGGATAAAGAGCTCCTGCACCCCTCAGCTGGAGCCTCCCTCCTCCACCCTGCAGGAAGCACCAAGGTCAGGgacctcccttctccctccacAGCCTCCTGGGAGGTTCCAGAGCCtggaaagggagagaggagccagctctgggctcccaccAGCCCAATCCTtgggacagcagccaggagcaggtggctggggaagggaaaaggggacaCCTCCAAGAGCTGTCCCTTCCCAGGGATCCCCCAAGGGCAGGGGGACTCATTAAGCCA includes the following:
- the LOC137462894 gene encoding advanced glycosylation end product-specific receptor-like, which produces METTQPLGGGSGLAPEGGMWRPGVLIPLLGAGALRVTQDPGELQVTAGDTAALECQVEVAESEALLRMEWVRAGGLGVLCATLLCFGTALPLVPCPRRAPGAQLAWHPPRATLSLPQVQGNDSGRYLCRVTLEIPRHGTATGNGTELRVTPGTARDCPGRLRAGGAGGPGRPRLAVLAALLWGLLGGLGGTALLLGMALLAHRCCHRSPGAVPSDTAIYLNVVSLLARDPTKLPPPELKISPYQWEPQWARGPSLPPRP
- the SHD gene encoding SH2 domain-containing adapter protein D — its product is MAKWLREYLGRGARRSPPRPPQPDYSGPGGPPAAAPGAALRGPAASPRHRLVRVGGAGPGGGPRRLQQGPGESEYSEPFEGEQDPAPEGGCDEEATGCPRQGEGRRVRPRRGPQLYDTPSEEWDTAGDGPGGPPARESRLPRDDERPADEYDQPWEWKKDHISRAFAVQFESPERSPSLSRQLPRSPRAPGGPRPACPPSPRHVDTSLPLEKQAWYHGPIGRAGAETLLALCREGSFLVRDCETSPDDYSLSLRSSQGFVHVKLTRTREQHFTLGRAGAAFPSVPAAVGHYTARALPVRGARHLSLLYPVAVQPL